DNA sequence from the Streptomyces canus genome:
TCGTGGCCCGCTACTTCCCCATGCCCGGCCACCGGAACGGAGAACTGGCCGCCCGCACCGCCGAAACAGCCGCCCGCCAGAGCAAGTTCGAGGAGATGTACACCAAGCTCTTCACCACTCAGAAGGAGTGGGGCGAGTCGCAGGACTCGAAGGAGTCCGTCTTCCGCGGCTACGCGAAGGAACTCGGCCTGGACATGGACCGGTTCGACGCCGATCTCGCCGATCCGGAAGTGGCCGGACGCGTCCAGGACGACCAGCGCGACGGCCTCGGTCTCGGTGTCCAGGGCACCCCGACGTTCTTCCTCGACGGAGAACGGATCACCAACCCCGCATCCTACGAGGCGTTCAAGGCACTCATCGATGCCCGGCTGTCAGACTGATGGCCCGGGGAGACCACACCATGCGAAACCTGATCGACCAGGTGCGTGTCTTCCGCGCCCGCGCGGCAGCCCACACCCCGCACCCGGCCGGCCTCACCCGGCACCACCGGCCACGGGCCATGCTCATCTCCTGCTCCGACGCCCGCATCGTTCCCGCCTTGCTGACCGCAGCCCGGCCCGGCGACCTCTTCGAACTGCGCACGTACGGAGGGGTGATACCGCCCTACGACGCGAAGATGCCGACCGGTGAATCCAGGACGATCGAGTACGCGGTCGACGAGCTGGGCGTCTCCGACATCATCGTCTGCGGCCACTCTCATTGCGACGTCGTCACCGCGGCCATGCACGACAGCCTGACAGCCTCCGGCATCACGGAGTCCGACGACGATCCGGCCCCCCTGACCGGAGACGTCACCGCCGCCGGGCACTGGCATGTGCTCAGCCAGCTCGACGTGCTCAGCACCTACCCGTGCATCATGCCCCGGCTGGCCGACCGGTCGTTACACCTGCACGCCTGGTTCCACGAGATCGGCACCGGCGCGACCCTGGCCCACCACGCCCGTGCCAACAGCTTCCTGCCCCTGTGAACAGCCCCACCGCATCCGCCGAATACGACAAGGTGAACGCCCGTGGCCTCCACCAGTCGGCTCGTCTACGACGAACGCCTGACCGCCACCAGAGCCTGGTGGGCCATCGCCGTCCCCTTCGGCTTCGCCCTGGCCCCGATCTTCCTTCCCTACGGGGCCATCGCCGCGCTCATCGCCCTGAGCAGGGGAAGGGGACGTCGTTACGACGCGCTCGGGGCCGCGGTCGGGCCTATGCCGCGCAGTTGTTGGATCTCACCGCCGAGCTTGGCACGGAACTGCTCCAGCATCTCCGGCTTCTTGACGCTGACGATCCAGCGGGAGCCGACCAGGTACTTGCCGCCGTAGACAGCGGCGGATTCCAGCCAAGCCTGCTTGTACTTCTCCTCGGGGAAGGTGGTGATGAGGTAGTCGATCGCCTTCGTGTGGCACAGGCCCTGGCGCAGTTCGTCCGCTTCGATTCGGATCTTGGGCTTGCAGCCTGTCAGGTTGGCGATCACCTCAACCTTCGCCGGAGCCACCACCCCCGCTGCCGGGGCAGCGGTCACTGTCTGCGGCGACGCCTTGCCCTTGTCTGTGGCATCGTCCTCGCCTCCGCTGCACGCGGTGGCCAGCGGTAGGAGGGCCAGGCTCCCCGCCAGAGCAGCGCAACGCACCAGTCGGGCCGTGGGCGTGATGCGGCCGCCGAGTTCCCCAGATCGCTCCTGTGACTGCTGAAGCACGTCCTACTCCGTATCCGCGTATCCACGCTCTTCCTGCCCGAGCTGGCGGACAGGCGTACGACCAGAGGTACGGGTGAACGTAGGTGGCTGTTCACCCCGTATGTCACCGCGAGCCCGTGGGACGGTCGGGACAACCGCCCCACGGGCCGGCACTCATGCCCAGGCGCGCGCCGGCGCAGCGAGCCGTTCCCTCGCTGCATGAGCCGCCGGGCGACGGGATTCCGTGTCCCGTCGTCCGGCCTGGCCCCTCGTGTGTCAGGGTCTGATCGTCAGCCAGTCGAGCGCGGCGACCCGGCCCGTGCCCTTCGCCACGAGGTAGAGGTCGTGTGCGCCGGTGACATGGCGCTTCAGGAGGACGGACTGCTCCTGCCAGTCACCGGTACCCGTGACGGGCACCACCGCGGCCACCGGTCCGTCCGGCGCGTCCAGGCGCAGTTGGAGCGAGCAGGCCCGTGCGCAGGCGGAGTCGAGTCGTACGGTGAGGTGCTTCCCGCTGATGTTCGCCTTGCGGAAGGCCAACCGGTCGCCGGAGGCGAGGACCCCGGTGGCCGCCGTGCCTCGCGCCACCCCTCGTACGCTCGTGGCCCGTTCGGCCTGGAGTGTCGAGGCGGCGTCGGGCCCGTCGCCGTACAGCCGGATGTCGTTCACGACCCAGGGCGTGGGCCCGCTCGCGGTCAGCGTGAGCCGTACGTAGCGGGCGGTGGTCTGTGTGGGGAACACCGCGTCCTGGGTGAAGGAGCGGCCGGAGACCCGGGCGAGCGGATCGCCCCACCGCGTGCCGTCGCGGCTGACGGAGACCGTGAAGCCGTACGGCTGGCCCCGGGTGTCGCGGCCCGCGTCGAGGGAGAGCCGGTCGAAGGTCTTGCTCTCGCCGAGGTCGACGGTCAGGGACTGGCCGGCGGCCTGCGGGGCGGCGCCCGTCCAGCGGGTGTTGATGTCGCCGTCGACGGTGGCGGCGGCGTCGGTGCCGTCGCTCGCGGTGGCGCTCCAGTTGCCGTGCCGCACCCGCTGCTGACAGCCGGGCAGGTCGCAGCCGGTCGACCAGATGGGAGCGCCGTACTCGTAGGCGCCCTGGTCGGGAGCTGTGCCCAGGGTGTCGGTGGTGGTGCCGTCGACCACCTCGCCCGCGTCGATGGCGGGTGATCCGGGGGTCAGCCACAGCTCGCCGTTGACGGCGTCCGTGTAGCCGGGCTTTTCGCTGATCAGGTTGGAACGGACGACCGGCAACGGGTTGCCGGTCTGCGTCGCGGTGACCGGCTTGGGTCCGACGATGTTGCTGAAGTACGAGCCGGAGGCGTCCGTCGCGCCACCGAGGGCGGACGAGGCGACGTTGATGCCCACGCCGTAACTGGAGTTGTGGTCCTCGTTGGCGATGCTGGGACCGGTGTGTCCGTTGAAGTAGACGCCCCGACTGCCGGTGTTCCAGGCGACGTTGTGGTGCAGCTTGAAGTGGCCGGAGTAGTTGTCGACGTAGTAGCCGTTCTGGCCGTCGGCGTCGTGCGCGGTGTTGTGGTCGATGGAGGTGCCGGAGCCGTTCAGGCTGCAGCAGACGTAGAAGGGTGAGCCGTCGCGGGAGGTGCGCATCGCCTCGGAGATGTCGTTGTAGGCGATGCGGTTGTCGTGGAACTCGGTGCCGTTGAGCTGCCAGGCGGTGTCGATGGCCGCTCGTCCGGTGCGGCGGACCGTGTTGTGGGTGACCGTGTGGCCTTTGCCGTTGATCTCGATGCCGGGGGTGTAGCTGCCCATCCACCCGACGTCGTGGAGGTAGTTGTTGGTGACGGTGTTGCCGGTGCCGCGGACCAGGACGCCGTCACCGGCCGACTGGGCGATCTCGCTGTTCTTCAGGGTGTTGCCGGTGCCGAGGATCTGGATGCCGGAGTCGAGGATGCGGGAGGCGACGATGTTGCCCTCGAAGGGCTCGACGGCTAGGTCGCTGTCCGGTGGCATGGGCAGGGTGGAGAACTCGGAGATGTAGGTGGCGTGCAACCCGTCCACCACAACTCCCGTACTGGACTTGCCCGTTCGCAGGGAGGTTCCCCATAGGTTCAGGCCGCGGACGGTGACGTACGAGCTGGCGCTCAGGTCGAGGCCCCACAGCCGGTGCTTGGCGGTCACCGTGTGGCCGGCGATGCCGTCCTTCGGGGGGACGAGGTAGAGCCGGTGCTCGGTCTTGTCGTAGTACCACTCCCCCGGTTGGTCGAGGGCGGCCTTCGATCCGACGAGGTAGTAGTTGCGGTAGGTCTGGTTGCCCATGCACAGCGGCGGGCAGCGGTAGTTGCCGCCCCTGAAGTCCAGTTCGCCCGATGAGGCGGCCGTGACCGTGCCGGTCTGCTGGGCCCAGGGGTTGGAGCCCGCCCACACGTGAACGGTGGCGCCGGTCCAGTCGGCGTCGGGCAGGTCGGTGTCGTCGATGTGCTGGTCGGTGGAGGTGGTGCCGGCCTCGGCCCACGTGGCGTTCAGCGGATCGGCCCCGGAGTTGGGCCAACGGCCCTCCGCCGCACGGGTGTTGTCCAGGAACACCGCGTTGAAGTCGGGATCGGGCGGCAGATTGGCGGCGGCGGCGATCAGTCCGCCGCCCGCGTCCTTCCAGCCGGTCACCTTCTCCGTCCCGTCGACGGTCACCGGTCCGTCCCCGTACGCGGCGATCGTGACCGGGGTGCCCTCGGTGCCGGAGGGAGGGGTGAGTTGTTCGCGGTAGGTGCCTTTGTGGATCAGGCAGGTGTCGCCGGGGCGGACGCGGTCGAGGCAGGCGCCGATGGTGCGCAGAGGGCTTGCCTGCGTGCCGTGGGCGTGGTAACTGCCCCGGGGGGCGACGTGGTACGTGTGGCCGGTTTGCGCCGCCTGCGCCTGAACCGGCGAGGTCAGCAGCGCGGTCACGGCGGCCAGTACGGACAGATGTCTGAGTCTCAAGTCCCGTCTCCAGTCGTCGAATGTGCGGTGGTCGAGGGATGTGCCGTGGTCGGGAGATGTGTGAGGGTCGTCGGATGTGCGAGACGCGGAGGTTCTCGCCACGCCGTCTCGGCTTCGCTGCCGTCCGGGGCACCGAGCACGGCACACCTCAACCAGTGCTCGCCGGGCGGGAGTCGCCCTATGAGGACGGGCAGGGCGGTGCGTCGTGCGAGGACGTTCGTGCCGGGCAGACAGTCGACGACCTCGCCTTCGCGCCGGCCGTCGAGGTCCCGTAGGCCGGTGAGTCCCGCGGGGGCCGACACCCGTGCATGACCCGGCCCGGCCTCGCGGTCCGTGCCCGCGTCACGGTCGACGGCGAAGCCTGCCTCGGCGGTGTGCAGGGCGCGAGCAGTGCGGATGCGGTGGGTGCGCACATGCCAGGGCGCGGTGGCCGTCAGCCAGGTGGTGATCTCCACGTCGGGCCACGGGTGCCAGGTGCTGAGGACCATGTCGCCGCTGACGTAGTGCGCGGCCGGCTCCTCGCGCACCCGGTAGTGGGCCCCGCCGTCGTCGCTCAGCGCCAGCATGGAGTCGTACGCGCCCTGTTCCAGCCCGAGCGTGCCGTTCGGCAGGCTGAAGCCGAAGCGGGTCGAGTACGCGAACTTGGCGTACTTCTCGGCGCCATGGCGCACCCACCGGTGGTGCTGGCGCCCGGCGAGCAGGGTGACGTCGCCGTGCGTGCGCATCAGCACCGCCCCGGCGTGCGGCTGGGCGCTGACGGCCGGGAGGACGGGAGCCGGCTCTTCCTTCGCGGTCCAGAACCCGTGCTGTTCGGGCAGCACGAGCGGCAGATATGCCTTGAGCGACCAGTAGGGCGAGCCCGGCGCGTTGTACTGCTCGGCCAGCGCGGGCTGCGGATAGCCGTATCCGACGGAGAGCAGCCCGTCGGGGCCGGTCACCGGCCGCCCGCGCCACCAGCGCAGGTGCCGCAGCAGGTACCCCTTCACCTCGCCCCAGGGCAGTACGTCGACGCCCGCGAAGGGCAGCGCGCCCCAGAAGGCGGCCTGCGCCCAGCGGTAGGTCAGGCTGCGGCCGTACGGGACGGCGGCGCCGTCGTCGGCGAACCAGTGGCGGAAGTCGGCGGCGAACCGGGCCGCCCGGTCCTTGAAGCGGTCGCCGCCGGTCAGGGTGTCGTACAGCAGCCCGTAGAAGTGCATGGCCCACGGGACGTAGTAGTCGCGCCGTTCGGTGGGGCCGTCCGCGTACCAGCCGTCGCCCAGCCAGAAGGTCTCCAGACGGTCGAGGCGGGCGGTGATCAGCGAGCGGTCGTAGGGCACTCCCACCCGGTCGAGGCCGAGGCCGACCAGCACCGGGAAGAAGAGCCAGTTGTTGTCGGTGGTCTCCCTGGGCAGCGCGCTGAGCAGCCAGCGGGCGAGCCGGTCGCGTTCGGGGCCGCTCAGCGGGTCCCACCACTGCTCGGGGGCGAGGGCGAGCGCGAAGCCGATGGCAGCCATCTCCACGATGCGCTGGTCGTGGTCGCCGGGCTCGCCCCAGTACTCGGGATGCGCGGGATCGCTGCCGTGGGCGAGCCCGCGGACCCACAACTCGGCGTGCGGAACGGCCTGTCCGCCCGCCGCGAGGGGCGCCAGTCCCCACAGCGGCCGGGCGAACGCCTCCAGTTCGGCGGCCGTGTCGTCGTGGATCGCGGTGTTCACGCCGAGCCGTACGCGCGCCAGGCCCGCGCTGAAGCGGGACACGAGGGGATCCACCAAGTCTCTTACCTCGGCGGCCAGTTCGGTGCGTGCGTCCTCGTCCATCAGCCTTTCTCCGCCCCGGCCAGCAGCCCGGTGCGCAGGAAGCGCTGGGCGAGGACGAAACCGATCAGCAGCGGCGCGCAGGCCACCAGGCCGGCCAGGGCCGCCTCCGGCTGGTGGATGTCGAGGTCGGCGAAGCCGCTGGAGTTGTTGACCGCGCCGGTGGACTGCAGCAGGGACATCAGGCCGAGCTGGAGGGTGAAGGTGCGGTCGTCGGAGAGCATCACGAAGGGCAGGAAGAAGTCGGTCCAGCAGCGGACGAAGCCGAAGAAGGCGATCAGCGCGATGGCGGGGCGGGCCAGCGGCACCGCGACGGACCAGAACAGCCGCAGCTCACTCGCCCCGTCGACGCGTCCGGCGTCCAGCAGGCTGTCGGGCAGGTTCGCCTGGAAGTGGAGGAAGGCGAGGTAGACGCCGAAGGGGTAGAAGGACAGCGGAAGGATCACCGACCAAACCGTGCCGGTGAGGTTGAGTGCCGACATCTCCAGGTACAGCGGGAGCACCAGCGCGGCCGGGGGAAGGATCATCGTCACGATCGACAGGGTGAGCAGGGCCCGGCGGCCGGCGAAGTCGTGTTTGGCGAGGGCGTATCCCGCGGGGACGCACAGCAGCAGCGAGACGGCCACGCTGGCCGCCGCGTAGATGATCGAGTTGCCGATCCACAGGGTGATCTGGCCGTCGTTGTACGACATCAGGTGTGACCAGGCGTCGCCCACGTTGCCCAACGAGCCGAAACCCAAGGGTGAGCCGGTGGTCAGGTCGTCGGCCGTGCGGGTGGGTGCGAGGAGCAGCCAGAGCAGGGGCAGTCCGAAGAAGACGGCCGCACCGAGCAGGAACAGGGCGCGGGCGCCGCGCGACAGAGCGGTCATCACTCACTCACCGGGAGTCGGAGGAGTCGGTGGCGTACATACGGGTGCGGGTGATCACGATCCAGGCGGCCAGCACGCCGACCGCGAGCATGGCCAGGGACAGCGCGGCGGCCTTGCCGAAGTCGCCGTCCTGGGTGGCGTAGGTGTAGGCGAGCTGGTTGAGGGACCAGGTGGGGCTGATCTGGCCAGGGGCGCCGGTGGACAGCACGGTCGGTTCGACGAACACCTGACTGCCGGAGGCGAAACTGGAGATCAGTACGAAGGCGACGTACGTGCGGACCATCGGCAGCTTGACGTGCCACATGGTCCGCCAGGCCGAGGCGCCGTCGACCTGGGCGGCCTCCAGGACGTCCTTGGGAAGGGCGTTGAGTGCCCCGTACAGGACCACGATCCAGCCGCCGGCGTGCACCGCGACACCCATCACGGTGAGGACGGCGATGACGCTGCCGCCGGACAGCGCGTCCGTGGCGCTCTGGATGTCCATCAGCTTGAGCAGCGGGGAGAACGGGCTGCTGTCCGGGCTGACCATGAACAGCCACAGCAGGGCGGCGGCCGAGCCGGTGACCGCGCCGGGCAGGTAGTAGACGAGTTGCAGCGCGCTCGTCGTGCGGCCGGGGCGGGCGTGCAGGGTGAAGGCGAGGGACAGGACGGTCAGCAGCAGGATCGGCAGCCAGAGCAGCAGATACGTCGCCACGTTGGCGGCCGCGTCGCCGAGCCGGTAGTCCTCGAACACGGTCGCCCAGTCGCGCCCGCCGGTGAAGGAGCCGTTGTCGACGAACGAGGTCCACAGGGCGTATCCGGCTGGCGCGAGCCCGAAGACCACGAGGAACGCGGTGTACGGGCCGACGAGGATCCAGACGGCGGCAGTGCGAGCGGGGCGGCGTCGGCGGCGGGGTGTCGCCGGTACCGGGGCCGCGGCGGCGGAGGGGCGGGGTGTCGTGAGCGTTTTCATCCGACCGTGTACCCGCTGGTCCTGGCCGCCGCCTCCAGCTTGTCCTGCCAACTCGCCAGTGCGCTGCGGAGGTTGCCGCCCGAGTCGATCGCCTTGACGAGCGTGTCGTTGAAGCTGCTCTGCCAGTCGGCTTCGAAGCGGACCGCGCCGAAGCCGGGACGCAGTGCGTTCGCTGCCGCGGTGAGGGCGGGCATCGGGTCGGAGGCGTAGTACGGGTCCTTCGACTTGGCCTCGCCCCATTTCGTCGCGGCCGCCGTGAAGGCGGGGTAGGTGGGCTGCTTCGCCTGGAGGTCGATGTCGGTGGTCATCCAGCGCACGAGATCCACGGCCTCCTTGGTACGTCCGCCGGCGTGCGCGGAGACGAGGAAGGCTCCGCCACCGACCTGTCCGGCGTACGGCTTGCTCTCGCCGGGCCAGGTGGGCATGGGGGCCGCGGCGATCCGTCCCTTGGGCACCTTGAAGGCGGGTGCGAACATGAAGTCGCCGAACCAGGCCGGGGCAGGCAGCATCAGGATCTTGTCGCCCTTGCCGAACTTGGCGAAGCCCGGGTCGATGGGCACGACGGTGGTGACCGCCTTCTTCCGGGCGAGTGGCTGGAGCAGATCGGCGACCCGGGTGCAGTTCGCCTGGCCCAGGTCGATGTGGACCTCGGTGAGGCTGAGGGTGTCGCGGGTTGCACAGCCGCTGCTGCCGAAGTAGATGCCGGCGCCGTACTTGCCGTTGACGGCTCCGACGATGGTCCCGGGGTGTTCCTGGGCCGCCTTCAGACCGGTCTGCTGGTACTCGGCCCAGGTCTTGGGGACCTGGTAGCCGTATCGCTTCATCAGCGTCGCGTCGTACCACAGGACGGTGGGGGCGATGTCGTTGCGCAGGCAGTACGTCTTGCCGCCGAAGGTGCAGGTGTCGAGGGAGCCGGGGGTGAAGCCGTCGCGGACCGACTTCGGGACGAGGTCGTCGAGCGAGGCCGCGTAGCCGAACTTCTCGCTCGCGAGGGTCGCCGCCTCGGCCGGGTTGGCCAGGAAGGCGACATCGGGCCAGCCGCTCTTGGTGCGGTTGGCGAGCGAGATCTTGGTGGGTACGTAGCCCGCGTCGGGCGGAATGGTGACGATGCGCATCTTCAGGTCGGGGTGGGCCTTCTTGTACTGCTGGGCCGCGGGCATCCGGGTGTTGTCCACCCAGACCAGCAACTCGCCCTTGCCGCCGCCCGAACCGCCGCCGGCACCACCGCCGGTTCCCCCGCAGCCGGAGAGGACCAGAGTCAGGGCCGCGGCCGCGGCCAGGGAAGCCACGCGCCATCTCTTCATGGGGGGACCGCCTTTTCGCCGGGAGTCTTACGTCGACAGCGAGGATTGCGATAGTTTTCGCAAAACTCGATCGCCCGGCAACGTAGGAGATTCATCCGATGACGTCAACGGTTCGGACAGGATCCCGTGAGGCAAGACGGCGCACCCTGGCCGAAATTGCCGATCAGGCAGGCGTTTCGGTGTCCACGGTCTCCAAGGTGCTCCACGACAGATCCGATGTATCCGCCGAAACAAGAGCCAAGGTGCAGCGCCTGCTGGGGCAGCACGGCTATCTGGCGAAACATCGGCCGGCGGCCACCGCGGCCCCACCCGGCGGGCTGATCGACTTCGTCATCAACGAACTCGACAGCCCCTGGGCGGTCGAGTTGATCCGGGGCGCGGAGGACGTCCTGCACGACGCGGGAATGGGGCTGGTCGTCTCCTCCACCCACGGCCGGTCCAAACGCGCCCGTCAGTGGCTGGACTCGCTGGCCACCCGCTCCACGCGCGGAGCGATTCTCGTGGTTCCCGAACTGACGCCCGAGCAGCACGAGGAGCTGAGCCGGCTCGGCATCCCCTTCGCGCTGGTGATGCCGATCGACGAGCCCGCGCCGGGCACTCCATGGGTGGGCGCGACCAACTGGCCCGGCGGGCTGGCCGCGACCCGCCACCTCATCGAGCTGGGCCACCGGCGGATCGCGATCATCAGCGGCCCGGAGCGCCGGCTCACCTCCCGGGCACGGGTCGACGGCTACCGCTCGGCGCTGGCCGAGGCCGATCTTCCCTTCGACGCCGAGCTGGTGCGCTACGGGGACTTCACCCACAACCTCGCGTACCAACACGCCCTGGAGCTCCTGGCGTTGCCCGACCGTCCGACGGCGATCTTCGCCGGCAGCGACCACCAGGCGCTGGGCACCTACCGGGCCGCCGCCGAACTGGGCCTTCGCATCCCGGCCGACGTCAGCGTGGTCGGCTTCGACGATCTGCCGTTCGCGGACTGGGTGACCCCACGCCTGACGACGGTCCGCACTCCCCTGGCCGACATGACGGCGCTCGCGGCCCGGATGGTGCTGCGGCTGCTGTCCGGGGAACAGCCGGAGACGACGCGGGTGGAGGTGGCGACGGAGCTGGTGGTGCGGGAGAGCAGCGGACGCCGTCCACCGCACTGAGCCCGCTGTGCGGGCGCCGGTCCACTCGGCGGGTGGCGGTCGATCCGGTCGGCGACGGCTCGGGGGCAACGGGCGGCGGGTCGACCAGGACCCGGCCGAGGACAGTGAGCCTTTCCATCGTCAGCTTGAGCTGGCCGCATCAGCCTCTCGGACGGCGCCGTATGAGCCCCGCACCCGACGAACGCGACCGTATCCGCCCGACCATGGACCCGCATCCTGCAGGGAACCGCGCAGCACTCCACCGGCGCGCTGACGATTGTCGCCCTGGCCCAGGAAGCCGGCGTACTGCGCAACGCGCTCACCCCGCTGCGGGCCGATGTCGAGCAGCCGGTGCGCGTCATGAACCAACTTACGGCGCACAACCAGCAGCTGCTCCGCGCCCTGTCGAGCCCGGATGCCCTGGTCCGGGCATTGCCGAATCCGCCACATCCAGGCCGCAGCCACTGAGTCGCTGTCCACGTCCGGTACAGGTGATGGCGGTCACAGCAATCGGTCGACCAGCCCGTCGATGTAGTCCGGGGTGAGCGGGACCATGCCGAACAGGACGCGGATGTACATCGGGGCCAGGATGTGGTCCAGCACGTCGAACGCGTCGAGTGCGGGCTCGCCACGGTCGCGGGCGCGATCGAGCATGGATTGCAGTTGCCGGGTGCGCTCGGCGCGCAGGTGGTCGCTCGCCCGCAGGCCCTGCTGACCGCTGCTCGACAGGGCGAAGGCCAGGTGCAGCACCGCCGGACCGTCGGGTCCGGTGATCTCACGGGCCACTTGGGCAGCGTAAGTGCGCAGGTCGCCGTCGAGGCTCCCGGTGTCGGGCATCGGCGACCGCGCGTTGAGACGGGTGAGCGCCACCTCGCTGAGCAGGGTTTCCAGGCTGCCCCACCGACGGTAGACGCTGCTGTCAGCCACACCTGCGCGGGCAGCGACCTCGCCGACGGTGAAGTTGCCGTAGCCGCGCTCGCTGATCAGTTCGGTGACGGCCTGGTGCACCTGCGCGCCGACGCGGGCACTGCGCCCGCCGGGCCTGCGGGCTCGCTGTCGCTCGTTCATACCCCCACCTTAACGCAGTCAGCACTTGCGTTTATGGGGCGTCCTCCTTACAGTCATCTAACGCAGTCGCCGACTGCTTTAGAGCGCTCAGGCGTATCACCGTCCGCGTCGACCGTGGCCGGGTACAACTACCGATCGGGGGGGTCCCCATGGCTGCATCGCTTGCGACCGCAGGCGGTCGATCAAACCGGGCCGTGCTACTCACGGTGACCTGCCTGGGCCAGTTCATGGTCCTGCTCGACAACACGATCGTCGGAGCGGCGCTGCCCGACATGCAGCATCGCCTGCACACCCAACTGACGGGTCTGCAATGGATCGTCGACGCGTACGTACTGCTGGTCGCCATGCTGCTGCTGTCCGGCGGCATCTTCGCCGACCGGTTCGGCCGCAAGCGGGTGTACCTGACCGGCGTGGCTGTGTTCACGGCCGCGTCCCTGATGTGCGCCCTCGCGCCCTCGCTCGGCTGGCTGATCGCCGGCCGGGTGCTGCAGGGCATCGGGGCCGCGGCGCTGAGCCCTGCCTCACTCGCCCTGCTCGCCGCCGCCCATCCCGTGCCGCAGGAACGCATGAAGGCGATCGGGCTGTGGGCCGGATTGAGCGGGATCGGTCTGGC
Encoded proteins:
- a CDS encoding TetR/AcrR family transcriptional regulator, translating into MNERQRARRPGGRSARVGAQVHQAVTELISERGYGNFTVGEVAARAGVADSSVYRRWGSLETLLSEVALTRLNARSPMPDTGSLDGDLRTYAAQVAREITGPDGPAVLHLAFALSSSGQQGLRASDHLRAERTRQLQSMLDRARDRGEPALDAFDVLDHILAPMYIRVLFGMVPLTPDYIDGLVDRLL